A genomic window from Triticum urartu cultivar G1812 chromosome 7, Tu2.1, whole genome shotgun sequence includes:
- the LOC125522722 gene encoding DCN1-like protein 4 isoform X2, with the protein MRRSSKKSSSSSAAAVPTKAVSKEIERIDQLFYTYADGSSSMIDPEGIETLCSHLEVPHTDVRILMLAWKMGCEKQGYFTLDEWRTGMKALRADSISKLKKAFPELVQEVTRSSNFQDFYPYAFRYCLTEDKKKCIEIPVACELLNLVLSLQFRPQVEKLINYLKHQNEYKVINMDQWMGFLRFCNEINFPSLDNYDADQAWPLILDNFVEWLRASEN; encoded by the exons ATGAGGCGCTCCTCCAAGaagtcgtcgtcgtcgtccgccGCGGCCG TTCCCACTAAAGCGGTTTCAAAGGAAATAGAGCGGATTGACCAACTTTTCTATACATATGCTGATGGCTCATCCAGCATGATTGA CCCAGAAGGCATCGAAACACTCTGCTCTCATCTTGAAGTTCCACATACAGATGTTCGGATTCTGATGTTAGCATG GAAAATGGGCTGTGAAAAGCAAGGTTATTTTACTCTG GATGAATGGAGAACTGGGATGAAAGCTCTGCGAGCTGATAGCATCAGTAAACTGAAGAAAGCCTTTCCTGAACTGGTCCAAGAA GTTACGAGGTCCTCTAATTTCCAGGATTTCTATCCATATGCGTTCCGTTATTGCCTAACAG AGGACAAGAAGAAGTGTATAGAAATACCTGTTGCTTGTGAGTTATTGAATCTAGTGTTGAGCTTGCAGTTCCGCCCGCAGGTTGAAAAACTTATTAATTACCTTAAG CATCAAAATGAGTACAAGGTTATAAACATGGATCAATGGATGGGATTTCTTCGGTTCTGCAATGAG ATAAACTTCCCATCACTTGACAATTATGATGCAGACCAAGCTTGGCCTTTAATTTTAGACAATTTTGTTGAATGGTTAAGAGCAAGTGAAAATTAG
- the LOC125522722 gene encoding DCN1-like protein 4 isoform X1, which yields MRRSSKKSSSSSAAAGEEQVNEKQNRKRKGVSTNLTSRKAQRVPTKAVSKEIERIDQLFYTYADGSSSMIDPEGIETLCSHLEVPHTDVRILMLAWKMGCEKQGYFTLDEWRTGMKALRADSISKLKKAFPELVQEVTRSSNFQDFYPYAFRYCLTEDKKKCIEIPVACELLNLVLSLQFRPQVEKLINYLKHQNEYKVINMDQWMGFLRFCNEINFPSLDNYDADQAWPLILDNFVEWLRASEN from the exons ATGAGGCGCTCCTCCAAGaagtcgtcgtcgtcgtccgccGCGGCCG GTGaggaacaagtaaatgaaaaacaaaacagaaaaagaaaaggagTCAGTACAAACCTGACCAGCAGGAAAGCACAACGTG TTCCCACTAAAGCGGTTTCAAAGGAAATAGAGCGGATTGACCAACTTTTCTATACATATGCTGATGGCTCATCCAGCATGATTGA CCCAGAAGGCATCGAAACACTCTGCTCTCATCTTGAAGTTCCACATACAGATGTTCGGATTCTGATGTTAGCATG GAAAATGGGCTGTGAAAAGCAAGGTTATTTTACTCTG GATGAATGGAGAACTGGGATGAAAGCTCTGCGAGCTGATAGCATCAGTAAACTGAAGAAAGCCTTTCCTGAACTGGTCCAAGAA GTTACGAGGTCCTCTAATTTCCAGGATTTCTATCCATATGCGTTCCGTTATTGCCTAACAG AGGACAAGAAGAAGTGTATAGAAATACCTGTTGCTTGTGAGTTATTGAATCTAGTGTTGAGCTTGCAGTTCCGCCCGCAGGTTGAAAAACTTATTAATTACCTTAAG CATCAAAATGAGTACAAGGTTATAAACATGGATCAATGGATGGGATTTCTTCGGTTCTGCAATGAG ATAAACTTCCCATCACTTGACAATTATGATGCAGACCAAGCTTGGCCTTTAATTTTAGACAATTTTGTTGAATGGTTAAGAGCAAGTGAAAATTAG